In Monomorium pharaonis isolate MP-MQ-018 chromosome 3, ASM1337386v2, whole genome shotgun sequence, a genomic segment contains:
- the LOC105836850 gene encoding lipase 3 isoform X2, whose translation MNKTTLQDEVHMTMPELIKAHGYVAETHQICTQDDYYLTVHRVLSSNDRVPLNADSIINTDITVIENKSSKDRNSSVSPDCRILETLGCTSSSSKLPIIISHGILSSSADWVLLGPQKALPYILCDNGFDVWLTNARGNTYSRSHKYYSIKDKEFWNFSWHEIGYYDLPATIDYILEKTGYSKLYYIGYSQGTTAFYVMGSERPEYNAKIKGMISLAPTVFMGNQRSPIFKITAPICNVLVKGSYICNINQFFPRNKWQSLVLKTLVNKAPRPVTMGFCYCWFFLIAGFNSDQLDKSMLPLIFEHSPAGSSVKQLHHFNQIIKTGSFQKFDYGTEVNLTFYGSIQAPKYTLERVKVPVAIFYSDNDFLTHHTDVQKLVDNLPNVIQTEKIEKFNHIDYLWGRDAKTILYNSILAVLEKF comes from the exons ATGAACAAAACAACGCTTCAGGACGAAGTTCATATGACAATG CCTGAACTGATTAAAGCCCATGGTTACGTAGCTGAGACCCATCAGATTTGCACACaagatgattattatttaaccgTGCATCGTGTGCTTTCATCTAACGATCGAGTACCATTAAATGCTGACAGCATCATAAATACTGATATAActgttattgaaaataaaagtagtaAAGATCGTAATTCGTCAGTTTCTCCTGATTGTCGAATTTTGGAGACCCTCGGATGCACAAGTTCAAGCTCTAAATTACCAATTATTATAAGCCATGGAATTCTATCTAGTTCCGCAGATTGGGTGCTCCTGGGGCCTCAAAAAGCTCTTC CATATATTCTTTGCGATAATGGATTTGATGTTTGGCTCACGAACGCTCGTGGAAACACTTATTCTAGatctcataaatattattcgatTAAGGATAAAGAATTTTGGAATTTTAG TTGGCACGAGATCGGATATTATGATTTACCAGCAACAATAGATTATATCTTAGAAAAAACTGGTTACTccaaattgtattatatcGGTTACAGCCAGGGTACAACTGCGTTCTATGTTATGGGAAGCGAAAGACCTGAATATAATGCTAAGATTAAAGGAATGATAAGCTTAGCACCTACAGTATTTATGGGGAATCAAAGAAGTCCAATTTTCAAGATTACTGCACCTATTTGCAACGTACTTGTAAAA GGATCTTATATTTGCAACATAAACCAATTTTTTCCTCGTAATAAATGGCAAAGTCTTGTATTGAAGACCCTTGTAAACAAAGCACCTCGTCCTGTGACGATGGGTTTCTGTTATTGTTGGTTTTTTCTTATTGCTGGATTTAACAGCGATCAACTCGATAAATCCATGTTGCCTTTAATATTCGAACATTCCCCGGCAGGTAGTTCAGTTAAACAATTACATCATTTTAACCAGATAATAAAAACTG GATCTTTTCAGAAATTTGATTATGGCACTGAAGTAAACTTGACCTTTTATGGATCTATACAAGCACCCAAATATACTCTTGAAAGGGTAAAAGTACCTGTGGCAATTTTTTACAGTGATAATGACTTTCTCACTCATCACACT GATGTTCAAAAGCTAGTGGATAATTTACCAAATGTTATACAAactgaaaaaatagaaaaatttaatcatatcGATTATCTCTGGGGTCGCGATGCAAAGACAATCCTGTATAACAGTATCTTGGCTGTGTTGGAGAAATTTTGA
- the LOC105836850 gene encoding lipase 3 isoform X1, with translation MRLINRPDKQEPKETQINDPELIKAHGYVAETHQICTQDDYYLTVHRVLSSNDRVPLNADSIINTDITVIENKSSKDRNSSVSPDCRILETLGCTSSSSKLPIIISHGILSSSADWVLLGPQKALPYILCDNGFDVWLTNARGNTYSRSHKYYSIKDKEFWNFSWHEIGYYDLPATIDYILEKTGYSKLYYIGYSQGTTAFYVMGSERPEYNAKIKGMISLAPTVFMGNQRSPIFKITAPICNVLVKGSYICNINQFFPRNKWQSLVLKTLVNKAPRPVTMGFCYCWFFLIAGFNSDQLDKSMLPLIFEHSPAGSSVKQLHHFNQIIKTGSFQKFDYGTEVNLTFYGSIQAPKYTLERVKVPVAIFYSDNDFLTHHTDVQKLVDNLPNVIQTEKIEKFNHIDYLWGRDAKTILYNSILAVLEKF, from the exons ATGAGATTAATAAACCGTCCAGATAAACAAGAGCCAAAAGAAACTCAAATAAatgat CCTGAACTGATTAAAGCCCATGGTTACGTAGCTGAGACCCATCAGATTTGCACACaagatgattattatttaaccgTGCATCGTGTGCTTTCATCTAACGATCGAGTACCATTAAATGCTGACAGCATCATAAATACTGATATAActgttattgaaaataaaagtagtaAAGATCGTAATTCGTCAGTTTCTCCTGATTGTCGAATTTTGGAGACCCTCGGATGCACAAGTTCAAGCTCTAAATTACCAATTATTATAAGCCATGGAATTCTATCTAGTTCCGCAGATTGGGTGCTCCTGGGGCCTCAAAAAGCTCTTC CATATATTCTTTGCGATAATGGATTTGATGTTTGGCTCACGAACGCTCGTGGAAACACTTATTCTAGatctcataaatattattcgatTAAGGATAAAGAATTTTGGAATTTTAG TTGGCACGAGATCGGATATTATGATTTACCAGCAACAATAGATTATATCTTAGAAAAAACTGGTTACTccaaattgtattatatcGGTTACAGCCAGGGTACAACTGCGTTCTATGTTATGGGAAGCGAAAGACCTGAATATAATGCTAAGATTAAAGGAATGATAAGCTTAGCACCTACAGTATTTATGGGGAATCAAAGAAGTCCAATTTTCAAGATTACTGCACCTATTTGCAACGTACTTGTAAAA GGATCTTATATTTGCAACATAAACCAATTTTTTCCTCGTAATAAATGGCAAAGTCTTGTATTGAAGACCCTTGTAAACAAAGCACCTCGTCCTGTGACGATGGGTTTCTGTTATTGTTGGTTTTTTCTTATTGCTGGATTTAACAGCGATCAACTCGATAAATCCATGTTGCCTTTAATATTCGAACATTCCCCGGCAGGTAGTTCAGTTAAACAATTACATCATTTTAACCAGATAATAAAAACTG GATCTTTTCAGAAATTTGATTATGGCACTGAAGTAAACTTGACCTTTTATGGATCTATACAAGCACCCAAATATACTCTTGAAAGGGTAAAAGTACCTGTGGCAATTTTTTACAGTGATAATGACTTTCTCACTCATCACACT GATGTTCAAAAGCTAGTGGATAATTTACCAAATGTTATACAAactgaaaaaatagaaaaatttaatcatatcGATTATCTCTGGGGTCGCGATGCAAAGACAATCCTGTATAACAGTATCTTGGCTGTGTTGGAGAAATTTTGA